The window CTGTATGCATACAGCCTATCATCGGACCTAGCATGGGTGGAGATTCAGAGACCGCTAATGAGAATTGTCTTGTAACCTGCAGAAGGCGCAGGCAACCAAGCCGTGTAAGGGCCTATAGAAATAACCAAAAGTTTTCATGTTGGGGCGTCGATGAAACTATCTGTTGGACACGAAGTACATACGAACTGTTACTACCTACTTGTGTCTGCCTAACAGAATCTAGAACTTCTTGGAACGTAGAATATGTCTGTTGGCTGACGATTGGTATGCGTAAGAAATCACACATCTTCCTGGGTAGTTCCGATGGCCTTAGCGTAATAACTCACTTGCTTGATTGCCTTCATACCTAACATTTCCCTACTGGTAAAGAAATTACTGTTATGTTCCTGCCCTTGTCATATTTGCTCAATGTTCCTGTTCCGCGGTTATAGTGATGCCTAAGCAGTAAAACACGGTCGATCACCTTCGTTTGGgctaatttatagtataaagtatttaagaTAACTTCCATATCTATAGACAATAAGTAACAAGTCCACAAGTCGATATCAAGGAATTTTTTCTTATGCAAATACGATTTTGCTACTTAGGCTTTGCACCCTCTCAATAGCTGCATCTTGTTGGGACTGGCCCCCATGTGTTTCCCCGTAATAATACAGGACATCACAGTTATCATACAACGGAAGAAATCAGATCCAATCAAGCCACTTGGGGGCCAATATGCAAGGAATGCCTCACCGAAATCGCGATGAAACAAGGCGGCTATTGGCTAGCCACCTCGGGAAGTTTAGGAGGATTTATACTAGGGAACGTCGTAGCTATCGTAACTCTATCTACCCTTGTCAAATAGTGTTGGGATTTACCGCAAGGCCAAGAGCTAGGCTTTCACTGGTCTAGTCCTACTTGCGTTGCTACCTCATTACGTAGGGCCGACTGTGCTCGCTTTCCAAATGTACCATTGGTACGGCTATGTGGAACGAAGATGGATCTTCCTAAATCTACAGTAATACATCAAGATATAGTGTCAATACTACTGTGGCAGTGAGCAGTCATTTCTCATTCCCCCTTATAGGATGCATAACTCTGACCAGGGGAAAGAGATCCTCACAATATCTCGATAAGATTTATTACTTCGTATCTCAAAATAAAGCCACTAAAATGatgtaagaaaaagaaagaaaagaatagcaCTAGTCACTTTTTTAATGAGGTTGCTAAgcgaaaaagcaaagagcacGATCCGTTGCTCCAGGCTGAACAGGGAAGCATATAGTGgttgcttctttgctttgtTTCAGCAAGGGCATGCAATATATGTACCCATGGTTATGGATCAGTCGCACGGGAGCCGGCTCAGCATCATTCCCACTACCATCTGACACTATTCCCAGTCGCCCATGCTTAACGGGATGCTCCTCTGGATGATTCAACGTCCCAGAAATTACGAATATTATCTTTTACATGCAGTTTAATCAAAACTGCAATTAACATTCTCACACATCTGAGCCGGTCATTAGTTTAGCCAAGACAAGACTACTAACGAGCGAATGCTCGCTTAGACGTTTAAACCACTGGGCACTATTAATTGATTACATGTAGCCTAGTAAATAGCCAGAGCAGCGCTTCCGGCGCCAAACTCGCCTAGCATTAATAGCCTCCAAGTTCTAATAGTGTTGCATCCCTCCCAAGCAAAAGGGCATTCGGGGCCCGGAGTGACTCTCACCAGATGCTTACGCCCACGTGATGACGCGTAGGAGGAGACAGACCTCTCAAGAGATCAGGACGTGTTGCTTGACGCGCGTTTTAGTGTATCCGAAAGGGCGTTAATAAGGCGTTATTGTTATCCAGGCAGTATCAGTTGGACTTTGTGGTGACAGCCAAGTAGTCATAAAATCGCTGAACCCCGCCCGTAGTTAAACCCAAGCCATGTTAGCAACATCTGTGTAAATTCACGGTTGTTCTCACTCACTTTAAAAACTCTTGTtatctctcactctctcttttccaacATCCTCTTAGAATTGTTTGTAAATAATTCCACAATGGTGCAAAAGACAACAGAAGAATATGCCAATCACGGCATGCCCCTGAAATGCGACATCTACACGGATGACACCTATCCGAAAGACGCTCCCGTCTTTCTCTACTTTCATCCCGGAGGGCTGGTTGGCGGCAACCGTGATCTCGTTGCGCCATGGTTGGTTCAGGTGAGTCAAAGCGGGAAAACATACAGCAAAACATGAGCAAAACTCTTTCAGACAGGATATGAATAGTGATTCTAAtggaataaataaaaatgttTACAGACGTGCATCCAACGCAAATGGCCTCTAATCTGCCCGACATACCGTCTTCTGCCACAGGCTGGTGGAGAGGGTCTCCTTCAAGATGCCTCAGCGGCCTATGAATTCGCACGAGACTGGAACCCTCTACCTGGTTCCCAAAGATGTGTCATTGTTGGAGGTGCCAGCGGTGGTGAGTTCtttgcctttaaaataaaaaagaagaagaagaaaaagggatcATTGTACTAACAAtcttaaaacttaaaaggcTTCTTCAtggccgccatcatcgcccacCAATGCGAACCTAAGCCTCTcgccctcctctccatccaagGCATCAACACCTTCCGCCATCGCTTCTTCAACTCATCCGTCTTACTCACCGAAGAAGAGATCCCCCCCTCCACAATGGAGAAGTTCATCACGGGCCCAATGGAAAGCGGCGACGACATGCCTCGTGACGAATCTGCTTTTGTCCTTGACAAACTAACTGCCGACGGTGCAAAGAACCCTGATTATAGCCCTCCTAAGTCCGGACCAAATGATTGTGATAGTCAACGCGGCATGCTCTATGACTTTTACACGTTTAACAACTCCTTTGTCGATCTGGTTGGATCTGTAGACCCTGGATACCAGTGGGCGAAACGTCCTGATGCCAAAGACCGAGTCGCGCAGTGGCCCAAGACGGTCATCTTCCATGGCAACAACGATCCTGACGTGGAGCTCAACGTGAGCGAAGATATGCGCGATTGCTTGGGCGAGGACAAAGTCACGCTGATCATTGCCGACGGGCAGCCTCATTTGTATGAGTTGGAAAAATTCATCGAGGACGATGCTCCCGGAATGGACGTTGTGAGACAGTCTGTAGCACGGCTGGATGAGATTGTGGCATCATCATGAGTAGACCGAGCACATCATGGCAGACATATGAGGTTAACAAGCGTAAGCAAACAAACACCTGGAtatctatttttaaatctGCATAGCCGCTATCGTATCAAATACATCTTGGTCACGTTCCTTCACGCTGTAGGTTTAGGTTTATACATGCTCGCCCCTTTATGCACGACCGCTATGTTAAAGCAAAATGAaacgagagaaaagaaaagaaaatgaggagCAAGAGGGAATCAACGGAGTCATACGCCATTACAAATAGCCTCAATCATAACCTCCATCAAACTTTGTATAACTTACCTTCATGGTGGTGTAGGTCCCTCTCACTGTGTCATGACGCTGTCTTCATACTCGGTTAAACGTAGCGCCTCTTCGACATCGTTGACAAAATGCCTCTCGCCGCACAAGTCAACGATTCCACTCTTCTCCATGAGCTTCCACACAGGGTGATCTCGGTGGTGTGGTGCGCGCGAGAAGAAGACTCGCACTCCCCTCTCTCGATAGTCTCGAACAATCTCCTCGAGCACTTGCGTGCCGGAACCATCCATGGAGGTCACGCCATGGATGTCGAAAATGATGTTGCGATTGGAATCAAGGCTTCGGATGCGCGGTAGGGCGGGATGCGCTAGCGCTGTGCCATAGAATTCCAATCGTCGAAGTCGCGCCTTTAATTCACCAGTGTTGGCAAACGTCAATGGCTCTGGGATCTTGACAATAAGGCATCCCTCAATGAACTCGATTCGTGAGTCTAAGGATTCGGGATTCTCAAAGCGGTTGGTGCCGGGAACGCGGCCGAGGATCTGGATGCGAGGACGAGTGCTGTGCTTAATGacgagaagcagagaaattcCTACGCCAAGAGCCATACCCAAGGTAAGGGAATAGAAGATGGTGGAGAGGAAAATAGCTGCCATAAGGCCCAGCTCGGTCCAGCCTCGAATACGgagaaagaatgaaataTCGTGGGGCGCCTCTTCTATCAGCGACCATGCTACGACTGAAATCATTGATGAAAGAACCGGTTTCTGCCGCGTACACTTGATTAGTTTATGCCAATGGCAAGACGGAAAGAAGCCGCTTCCTTACCGGTAAGAAGTAGAAATATGGTAATAAGAACAGGACAGATAGTAAtgagaagaggctgaggaATACTGAACTCATTGGAGTCTTTGCACCAGTCGTTTTGTTCACTTTGCTTCGTCCATAGCCACCGAAAGCAGGCAGAGCCATGAACATGGAGCCAACAAGGTTTGCAGTTCCAAGAGCAATCATCTCTCGGTTGGCACTCAATTCGATGCCAGGGATGGAGCTCCCGCCCAAGCTCTTGGCGGCAACAGATGACTCAAAAAAGCCCAGAAGAGCAATGAGGAAAGATGTCGACATGGCCGAGCGGATGTGCTTCATGTGGGCAAGTTGAAAGGGCCATCGAAATTCAAAGATGCCCCCAGACGCAGCCTTTACGGATCCCAAAACTTCAACTCCCTGGTCCTCCCAATCGAGATGCCAGCACAAGACAGCAGAGAtaacgacgacgaggaatcGGTCGGGGAAGTAAGCTACGCCAGGAAATCTCTTTTCCAAACGGCGCTTAAGCTCGCTACACGGATGAATAATATTAGCCATCGCTACTCAGGATACTGGATAAACTTCTCTCTCCCAACTAACCGAAATATCATAATGACGACGAAGCTCACTCCCGCTACAGCAAAGGTTAGTTTATGGGCCTTGCCGATAttgctggcgatgaatcCGATTTTGTCGACGCTGCTCCCATGGTTCACGCCGAGCTCCTCCGCAAGGGTTGCAAGGCCAAGCTCTGGAATCAGCTGGTCCACGGCAATGACAAAACCAATGGCAGAGATGAAGCCTCTCAAGAACGGTCTGCTCAGCACGCTGTCCAAGAAACCCAGCCTAGCCAGACCTGCAATGAGAACTATAGCACCCGCCATGCCGCCTACCACGCCGCAGATTTGAGCCTGTAGAACATCGTTTTCCTCTGAGCCTTCGCCTCCAGAGTCCACGCTAGCTTTCACCACGGTGCCAACGAGCAGAGACCCAGCCGCCTCGGGGCCGATAACCATTTGCGGAGAAGATCCGAGCATTGCATAGATGAAGgggttgaagatgaagccatAAAGGCCAAAAATCGGCGGCACATGTGCCAGGTTGGACGCAAGCGAGAGCGCCATCGGGAGGTAAAACGAAGCCATCGTGACAGCGGCGACAAAGTCGCCCTGGAGGTACGATAGCTTGTACTGCTGGATCCAGTTCAGGCACGGAATATAGTATGCCAGGTACCTATCCACACGGTGTTAGTCCAACCGCGCCCAGATTGTCCAGAATCATGGCACAACATCTCGGCAGAAGCTCACATGAAGGGCGTATCTCGGAATCCTGCCTGCTCGGCAAGCTCACTGCTGTGGCCCATCTTAGTGGTCCGCATCCTCCTCTTGAGCCACCTCTTCCAGTCATCGCCGCCCAAAAGAGACCCAAATATTCCAGTGTTTCCCGCAGACCCCAGCGACTCGCTTCCGTCGTCGGTGCTCCCGCTGAAGAGGCCATTGGGCGAGGAGGCTCGCGGACTAAAGGTGCCATTGTTGCGGCCCCGCGATTCGGAGCCCAGTATCAACGGCGTTGATTCACCCATGAACTGGCCGCCGACCGCCGTAGAAGACGGATAGACGTCGCCGTGGTTGCTGTCTTCGCTGCCTGGGCGGCTCGGCGGCGTATGGCTCTGTCGAAGCGTGCTTGGCTGGAGCGGGCGGTGATCTTTGGACGAGTCTGCGCGGCTCAGCGGCGGCGGGGGTCCCGACATTTTCACGCAATCGGGGTCGTAGCGCTCGGTCTCGAGGCGGGCATGTGGGATCCGAATCTAACGGGTATTGCTTCGAGGATGACAAGAAGTCTGCAGGCGGCAATTGATATTTTGAGTTGTGCGAAGCCGAGTCGATTCGAGGCGGGCTGTCTGTCTTCGGGACAAGATAAACACGAGCTACGAAAGTACAGGCCGGCGTCTGGCAACCTGGTAAATTTCACAGTGTCGTCTTTTCCTTtggcttccttctcttcttcccagccGCCGACAGCCGGTACTTCCAATTAGCAGAAAGTAGCCAGAAGGGCAAAAAAGGCCAGAGGACGGGATGCCATGCAAAAGACCCTGGCGatggtgggaaaaaaaaattcaaagCTCTACTGTATCTGGCGTGGTCACAAATCCAGCGACATCGACGCAACGGCTTGCCTGCTAACGATGCCGAAGCCGCGGGTGACATCAGCGGGGATAGACCGGCCACAGCAGCGCGACACAGCGCTGAAGAGGCTCCACACAGCGCACCGCTCCACTGGGAGCTGGGGGGCGAATGCGGTGAAGGAGTGCCTCAACGTGCAGTTGAGCAGCCGCCAGACCGCCCTTGAAGCCAAGCGAGCGCCGGCGATTGGCCAAGGCGGTTGCGCACCTGACACGATGCGCAGGTGGACAAAGTGATGGCGGATGCGCTGCATTATTGCGGCGTCTGTGCTGCCGGTCTCGCTGTGTTTGTGCTGTtgactacatgtacagtaTGCATGTTTTATTGGACAATGCGTCAATAGCCGTTGGGCTTTCGTCTGGATTGAGACAGGCCTGCTGGAATAGGCAGGCCTTGGGTCTCTGTACAGCCGGAAGAGCTTGTTGTCTACATGTATGTGTCTGTAATACTGGCCTGAGCCAACGACTAAATGTTAAAAGATGATTTGAAGTGATAATTTTACTAGTAGTGCCAATACTAATAGCTCTAAAGGAAGCTTTTTGATTAGCAAAATTGTCCAAATCATGCTGGCAATCCCCCCTTTTTGGGCCCATTGCAGAGTAACACAAACAGCTGCATTCCATGCGTAACTGGATCACAACATTGCCGAGATCAGTGCTCAAGTCGTACATAAGAACACGCTCAGGCACTTGTACACCTGGAAATTTACTTAGGACAACATCCAGCCATATGTACCACCACGAGATAGGTGGAATATCAACATGTACTAAGGTGCCTACTATACTTGGGTACTAACAAACATAAGCGTACATACTAGGTAGCCATTACATGTCGAATCATCAAAAGCAGTAATGTAAGGGAGAAAAAATAATCGCTTGCATTTTTATCatccaaaaaaaattacacaaaaaaagaaaagatatttatCTGTACAAGACACCCTATCAATGACCCAAATATCCCATCTCCCTATTCCTCTACAGCTGTTCGTTGACAAACAGACCAGCCATACCCTGGCCGGTACCAATGCACATGCTCGtcaacagcagcttcttcttggttcTCCTCAGCTCGCTCAGACCAGTGACGACCTGTCGGGCACCGGTGGCTCCCAGAGGGTGGCCGAGAGCAATGGCGCCTCCCCTGGGGTTCATCTTGGACCAGTCCAGGTTGAGCTTGTCACGGCAGTAGACAGCCATGGAGGCAAAAGCCTCGTTGACCTCAATGACATCAATGTCGTTGAGGCTGATGTTGTAGATGGAGAGCAGCTTGGGGATGGCAATGCTGGGGCCGATGCCCATGATGCGGGGGGCAAGACCGGCGACGGTAGAGCCGACGTACTTGGCCATGATGGGCAGGCCCAGCTTGACAGCGGTTGATCGCTTCATCAGAACGACGGCAGCGGCACCGTCGGTGACCTGAGAGGCGTTGCCGCCAGTGGTGGTGGGACCCCATTGAGGGAATGCAGGGCGGATCTTGGAGAGACCCTCGGCGGTGGTGCCGGGGCGGATTCCCTCATCCTTGGTGAGCGTCACCTCCTTCAGCTCACCATTGGCGTCCTTGACCTTGGTAGTGATGGGGACAATCTCGTCGTCAAAGTGCCCAGCCTTCTGGGCCTTCTCAGCTCGCTGGAAGCTCTCCGCTGAGTAGATGTCCATGGCCTCTCGGGTAATGTTGAAGTCTCTGGAGACGTTCTCGCTGGTCCAGCCCATGGGCTGGATAGCATCGTGCGCCTCCTGAGTCTTCTTGATAACGGCCTCGTCGAATtcaccagcagcgccgccgccctgGGACATGGTCTCAGCACCCAGAGCGATACCCACCGAGATGGAATCGTTGGCGATCTGGTGTGCAACATCGGCGATGGCCTTGAGGCCAGAGGAGCAGAAGCGGTTGACGAcgctggcggcggtggtgttgGGGAAGCCAGCAGCCAGGGCTGCAGCTCGGATCTTGTAGGCGGCTTGGGGATCGGAGGTCTGCGAGTGCATACGGATTAGCCGGCCGAAATCAACAAAGCGGGAGGATTGCTGTTTAAACATACGTTGCCGAGGCAGATGTCCTCAACGATGGCAGGGTCGACACCGCTGTTCTCGCGGACCTTCTCAAGCAGGGCCATGATCATGAACTCCAGGCTCGTGTCCTTGAAGCCGCCCTTGCGCGCCTTGGTGAGCGGTGTGCGGGCGGCGTAGGTGATGACGATATCATCGGGGTTCTTGGACTGGCTACATCGCGACACGTCTTGTCAGCATATTGAAGCTTCCCTAGAGACACGCCGTCTGCTTACATGTTGTTCAGCGATGACCCAGGGGCCAGGTGCTTGATGATGGAGCCAATCCGTTCGACAGCCATGATTGTACTAGTATCTAGTAGTCTAGTAGTTTATTGTGCGTGTATCTGCAAGATCTGGGGAGCAAATCGACGAACAGACTGAGCCGCCCTGCAGAATCCGGGGAGCCACGAGATTTATGGATGGCCGTGCCGGCCGGGGTTTGTGGGGTTGAACCGAGGCACACGGCAGCTTACATAATTTGAACCGAGTTCCGGCAGATCAAGTCGGAagcctacatgtacctttaAGCTCGTGTTTCACTGGGCATGAACCGTCTTCATGGGGTTGTAATCACAGCCGAAAAGAACCAGCTTGGCGGGGAAGCTTCTTACCCCTTCATCCTCGGGATGAACTTTCGGGTGCTGGAAGGCAGCATTTGCCGTATCTGGCGGACAAATTGATGCGAGGTGCCCTGCCATGCCTGCTTAGTCATATCCGTGCTATTGATTTCCAGGTGcatgtatataaaaagggATGGTGGCTATATGAGACGTCAACCTCGGCTTCTGTAGATGCTCGCTTATCTCGTTTGACGACGTCCCTTTCCGTGGACTTTTGGCTAAGCGttagattattatttagtattCCTTAGTAAAATGATTCTCCTgtgcacttttttttttcggagGTGTTGGTTGCCCTCGATACCGCTGCCGTTATGCCACCTGCTCAAGGGTAGGCCAGCCGTACCGGACACGAAGAAGGCACACGCCATACCATATTCCTAATCAGTAGACACTTGCTTCCTAGATATGTGCAAGTTGCCAAATCATCAAATGGACGCAGAAGATATTGTCTTAGCAGGCAGGTGCTCATTCAACTGGCTTGTAGTCCTGAACGCCGTAGATGAAACGACCTATCTAAAAGTCACTTTTCGCATCTCTTAAGACGCACAACTTGTTATCAACTTTAGCTCGTCCTTGAGCAAAGCAGATAATCAACGCTCGCTGCCATATAATTTGCATGCTAATATCTATATCGAAAATTTAGCGAGCATGCTTTCCATCACAATCATTGCTCGGCACGGCGATCGCTTAACCACCTTAGCCCGTGATGTCCGCAGGCAACTATATGGCGTCGAAGGGGCCAGCGCAGTGCTGCGAACACTGCGCATATTCTCACACCCGTCCAATAGAATCGCCCTTGAACAggagctttcttttctgtcttcCTTGAAGCCGGGCGATCCAATGGCTAGTGCGTGACGGGTCAAGAAAATCCGCGTGTTGTTGCTTTCATGGACACTGACGTTGTGTACACGTATCTTCTGTAGACCACCTAAATGCTTTGGGTGTTATGTTTGAGAATTGGACGCaccccttttcctttcatcAACACATGCCTATATCTAGGAATGAAAAGTTCGTACGGTCCCGCACCCCCAGAGGGCTCTTGAGATACAACCGGCTATCTATTCGATGTGCTaatggtggtgatgacgTCTAGATGCTCTTCGTGACTCGCTTGAAACGGAGCGGTCCGGCGCCTTTAATTACTATATCGATACGTCGCCTTCTGTCTATGACATCATCTCGTTCTCCCGTCAACGTCTTGGCTCAAAAGTGGGAGATTGTATCACAGCAATTATTGACATCACAAACCTTGATAGATTGAAATACTGTTTTGCCACAAGCGACCACAAGACCGAGGATGCTCTAACGTATGTTGGCCGATTTTTGGATGTTGAAGCACCGATACGAAAGGCTCTCGAAGGTCAGCATGTAGCTCACGCGATTGCAAAGTTTGAATTCATTGAAAGCATCAGTGTGTTGCCAGGTGTGTGCCATATCCATACCATGACTTtactcctcttctttcttgtatGACATAGAATGAAGATATAActtcttttggctttttcttctcttttctgctttcttttCAAACATTCAAACGGAGAGCTGACAACTCTAGGCCCCCTGGCATTCCATAACTTAGCTCTACCAATTGGAAGctctgaagaagatgtaCCGCGCCGACCAGTTGTGAAGTCGTTGGTAGATCTTTGCATTGCTAAATTACCCGACTTGTTTCAATCAACTAAAAACGTCGGTGTCACTGATCATGAAGTTTTAGATTTGTCTCATATCAAAACTTCAATATGGGAGTATTCTGTTGAGAATGCCAGCACGCTTGCAACAGCACCTGACCATGTATCTGCGGGGGTACTTGCCCTGGCGCTCAAGGGACAGTCCTATATAAATCTTGCACCTTTCCGCGACCTGGCACCCACCGCTGCGAGGGCTGTGTTGCAATCGCTTCCAGGAGCTCGGGCTATCAATTTATCAGGGACAGCTGCAATAGCTGACGACGAAATCGAAGGAACGCTGGCTGCAATCGGTCATGATCTCGATGCACTGTATCTACTTACTCCCCCAAGCCGTGTTGGAGAGCTACCAAAAGCGATCATGCTTGCGCTGAAAAAATGGAATCACAAATGCTCCAAAGTGTTGATATCTTCTGTGTTAGAAGAGGGCACGAGATGGGGAATACACAAGTGGTTCAACCTAGATCTTGCCATATACCCTTCGGTTTGCAGGAATACACAATATGCATCATCCAGATCATTTCCCATCACGCAAATGATGTACAAAAGtacctttaaaaaaggtTTTGTGTCCTCGAGTCGC is drawn from Trichoderma asperellum chromosome 4, complete sequence and contains these coding sequences:
- a CDS encoding uncharacterized protein (EggNog:ENOG41), translated to MVQKTTEEYANHGMPLKCDIYTDDTYPKDAPVFLYFHPGGLVGGNRDLVAPWLVQTCIQRKWPLICPTYRLLPQAGGEGLLQDASAAYEFARDWNPLPGSQRCVIVGGASGGFFMAAIIAHQCEPKPLALLSIQGINTFRHRFFNSSVLLTEEEIPPSTMEKFITGPMESGDDMPRDESAFVLDKLTADGAKNPDYSPPKSGPNDCDSQRGMLYDFYTFNNSFVDLVGSVDPGYQWAKRPDAKDRVAQWPKTVIFHGNNDPDVELNVSEDMRDCLGEDKVTLIIADGQPHLYELEKFIEDDAPGMDVVRQSVARLDEIVASS
- a CDS encoding uncharacterized protein (EggNog:ENOG41~TransMembrane:10 (i172-190o196-215i222-241o253-276i288-307o340-358i430-449o469-487i508-527o564-595i)) produces the protein MSGPPPPLSRADSSKDHRPLQPSTLRQSHTPPSRPGSEDSNHGDVYPSSTAVGGQFMGESTPLILGSESRGRNNGTFSPRASSPNGLFSGSTDDGSESLGSAGNTGIFGSLLGGDDWKRWLKRRMRTTKMGHSSELAEQAGFRDTPFMYLAYYIPCLNWIQQYKLSYLQGDFVAAVTMASFYLPMALSLASNLAHVPPIFGLYGFIFNPFIYAMLGSSPQMVIGPEAAGSLLVGTVVKASVDSGGEGSEENDVLQAQICGVVGGMAGAIVLIAGLARLGFLDSVLSRPFLRGFISAIGFVIAVDQLIPELGLATLAEELGVNHGSSVDKIGFIASNIGKAHKLTFAVAGVSFVVIMIFRELKRRLEKRFPGVAYFPDRFLVVVISAVLCWHLDWEDQGVEVLGSVKAASGGIFEFRWPFQLAHMKHIRSAMSTSFLIALLGFFESSVAAKSLGGSSIPGIELSANREMIALGTANLVGSMFMALPAFGGYGRSKVNKTTGAKTPMSSVFLSLFSLLSVLFLLPYFYFLPKPVLSSMISVVAWSLIEEAPHDISFFLRIRGWTELGLMAAIFLSTIFYSLTLGMALGVGISLLLVIKHSTRPRIQILGRVPGTNRFENPESLDSRIEFIEGCLIVKIPEPLTFANTGELKARLRRLEFYGTALAHPALPRIRSLDSNRNIIFDIHGVTSMDGSGTQVLEEIVRDYRERGVRVFFSRAPHHRDHPVWKLMEKSGIVDLCGERHFVNDVEEALRLTEYEDSVMTQ
- a CDS encoding uncharacterized protein (TransMembrane:1 (i393-411o)) codes for the protein MAVERIGSIIKHLAPGSSLNNIQSKNPDDIVITYAARTPLTKARKGGFKDTSLEFMIMALLEKVRENSGVDPAIVEDICLGNTSDPQAAYKIRAAALAAGFPNTTAASVVNRFCSSGLKAIADVAHQIANDSISVGIALGAETMSQGGGAAGEFDEAVIKKTQEAHDAIQPMGWTSENVSRDFNITREAMDIYSAESFQRAEKAQKAGHFDDEIVPITTKVKDANGELKEVTLTKDEGIRPGTTAEGLSKIRPAFPQWGPTTTGGNASQVTDGAAAVVLMKRSTAVKLGLPIMAKYVGSTVAGLAPRIMGIGPSIAIPKLLSIYNISLNDIDVIEVNEAFASMAVYCRDKLNLDWSKMNPRGGAIALGHPLGATGARQVVTGLSELRRTKKKLLLTSMCIGTGQGMAGLFVNEQL
- a CDS encoding uncharacterized protein (EggNog:ENOG41); the protein is MKNALRDSLETERSGAFNYYIDTSPSVYDIISFSRQRLGSKVGDCITAIIDITNLDRLKYCFATSDHKTEDALTYVGRFLDVEAPIRKALEGQHVAHAIAKFEFIESISVLPGPLAFHNLALPIGSSEEDVPRRPVVKSLVDLCIAKLPDLFQSTKNVGVTDHEVLDLSHIKTSIWEYSVENASTLATAPDHVSAGVLALALKGQSYINLAPFRDLAPTAARAVLQSLPGARAINLSGTAAIADDEIEGTLAAIGHDLDALYLLTPPSRVGELPKAIMLALKKWNHKCSKVLISSVLEEGTRWGIHKWFNLDLAIYPSVCRNTQYASSRSFPITQMMYKSTFKKGFVSSSRPILAHAFIGGGLVAPFRLWTGILKTIKDMDLNLGLEELQFVKFLIHNLALGPPTPDSEEYLEVRSIPTTASFVVYKPAPIESVYSNPGYHMWGLTPDAWTVVVLRDEIPKDILTQDGIFRCFNNDRFRTVLLRPIQAIPVGESQSISAAQFEIRALRWPQNSHSSAADQVLTHDNLPRGTMIQFQVGPQDIIDAITAMQEVLDAPAALNDSERS